DNA from Kineosporiaceae bacterium:
CCGCCGGCCAACAGGTGCGCGAGCGTGGTCACATCGCTCACCGCGCGTGGCAGATCGGGCAGGTAGTCCGACTCGTAGGTGCCAACCCCGACCCCCACGAAACGCCCGCGAGGCGCACTCGATCCGGGCACCTGCGCCGACTCCAGCGAAGCTGGCATCCCCACCCCCAGGACGACCGTGTCCACAGCTCCGGTGACCAGTCGTGACGGAGCGGGACCAGGCTAGCCCGACCGTGATCGCCGGACAGGGTCTTCGATCCCGGGACAGGACACCACCGGCGGAACGCAGCTGCCAGCGGGCTGTGAGCACGTATCTGAGGCCGTCGCTGTGTCGGTGCTCGGGGCCTTGCGTTGTCTGGGTGAGCGAGTTGTCGAATGGGCGACACCAGGCTGGCTCGTGGCTTCGGGACGTGGAACTCGGCCAGATGTTCAGGGCGCTGGACACCGCGGCGGGGTGCCAGGTCGCCCTCGTGGTGGTATGCCCTGACCTCGCCGCGGACGAGGCGTGGCGGAAGGCGGGGCGGGACGAACTCCGGCAGCGCGCTGGCACGGATCGCATCCGCCCGGTCTTCGACCAACGGCGAGACGATCCACACCGGTCAGGCCATCTCGTACGCGGTCGAGGCCCTGGCTCCCGAGGACCACGGCGACCCCGGAGAGCCTGGCGGGGTATCGGCCCCGGTCCATCCGCAGCAACCGCCCCGGATCGCCGTCGCCCGCGATGCTCGCCTAGCGCGTCCGCAAGGGGCTCACGAGAGTCCGGCCAGGGGCGACGGAGGACGGCCGGTCGCGGCTGAGCCGGCCCGACGCGATGGCGGCTCGTCTCAATTCTCGTCTCATTTGCCGGCGTCTGCCGGTGTCCAGTGCCGTCTGTTCCGTGGTGAACCTGCAGTTCACGGACGTATGTGAACACCAATCTGGGGGTGGGGTGCAGTTCTCGAAAGCGTGTGTGGGCGCAAGTCCACCGTGGGTTCAAATCCCACCGCCACCGCTCTGACCTGCGGAAACGCGGTCATACCCCTCAGGGGTATGGCCGCGTTTTCGTGTCTTCGTCTCAATTGTTCGTCGCAGTTTGCGTCTCAGTTATCCCCGGGCGGCGCCTTGGTGAGCGTGGGCGTCGTGTCCGTGAGCGTCCGTCGACGTCCATGGACAGTTGGCTCGGCGAAGGACTCACCGGTGAGCACGCCGGAAAGCGTGTTTGGTGGGGCAGCAGCCCAACCCACTTCACGCTCGAAGGTTCAGGACCAGGGCCGCGTGCGGATCCCGGCGGATATCTGTGCGGTGACGGCTGCTGGGTGGCTGGGCGTGGACGCTCGCGCTGATCGCGGTAGGTCGGGCGAGAAGGTTCGATGCCGCAGCCGGGGTCATGTCACACTCCCGCCGGGGGGCGCGGCTGTCACCCGTGGGTCAGAGGTGCTTTTCTCGTACCTCCATCAGCGACCCGTCGTGGCGATAGGTGGTGGACTGTTCTTGAGCCGCAGCGGAGCGTCGCGACGGTGTGTGGCCGTCGGCGGTGAACCATCGAGTGACCTCGAGCCGCACTGGCCCTTCGGTCCTGATGGCGTACCGCACTGAAGCGTCGCCTTGTCGACCCGATGGGTCGATGCCGGCGAGAACTGCGTCAAGGTCCAGGTGGTCGAGAAGGGCCTGCTGCCGTGCGCGGATCGTCGCCTCCGGGGCGGCGGCGTCGAATAGGTCGATCCGGATTGTCGAGGATGTGGCGACGGGGACGGCGCCGGCGAAGGCCCGCAGTCTGTGCTCGGCGAGGATCGGGAAGCTTGGGGGAGCGAGCCAGATGCTCGCCCCGGCGCAGAACCAGAACCCGGGCATCCCAATCATCCTGCCTGGGTTGCCGGAGACATCGATGCGTTGCCACTGGGTCTCGGGATCAGTCACGATCTTGTGTGTGGGAACGGGGCGCTGAAACAGTTCGTAGGTGCTGACGTGGTCCGCGGACTGCCAGAATTGGTCGTCGGGGTCGCCCACGTAGCCGGCGGTGAAGCCGGGTGACAAGCTCCACTCGTCGAGCACGGTGGCCCAGTCGTTCGGCCACTGGTCGAGGGTCCATATCAAGATCTCCATGCCCCACATGGCGACATAGCTGATCTGCAGGTCGCCTCCCTCGCCCTCAAGGTCCAGTGACTGTCCATACCCCTCGGCCAACAACCGCGCCCAGGCCTGCTGGGTCACCTTGACCGTGCGTCGAGGCGACCAGCCTCCCCGCATCGTTCGTGGCGCGAATCCAAGCCCCACACCCTCAGCCAGCCTCGCGACTCCCTCCACCGACAGCGAGCCCGGCACCCAGGACGTCATCGCACGGAACCGCACAACCGCCTCCCTCACCACTGGCCCACGATCCTCGCGCACGGCGACCCGGAAAGGCGAGGAGCCTGGGCCATCCCCTCGGCCGAAGCGAGCGATCGGTATGTGGCCTTCTGGCCCTGCACACCGAGGCGGGCAGCGAAGTGCGCGTCGCGCTTTTCGGGCAGCCCAACCTTCGGCCGTTCCCGGGTGTCTGAGAGGGGTGAGGCTGGGAAGCTCCACGAGGAGGAATGGATCCGAGTCGGTCCCGGGAGGGTCTGCTGTGGCAGTGGAAGACGATCTGCAACGGTTTGTATCCGATGGGTCGCGCATGCGGCGACTGCTGCGCCTTGGCTATTTGCTCACGGGTAACGAGGCCGATTCGGCGGACCTGGTGCAGGAGGCGCTCGTCCGGGTATGGGCTCGCCCGGGCCATGCGAGCGATATTGAGAACCTGGAGGCGTTCCTCGGCAAGACCATGACCAGGCTCCAGCTGAACCGAGCCCGCCGAGAGCGTCGCTGGCGCGAGGTGAGGGGCCTGCTGCTGCTCGGGCGCCAGGAATCACCGGAGGATCAAGTTGCCCTGGACGATCTCGTGGTCCGTGCCTTGGGTAGCCTCACGCCGTTGCAGCGAGCGGCGTTCTCCTTGCAGCTCTTCGATGATCTTCCGGTCAAACAGATCGCGGCAGTCCTCGGGTGCAGCGTGGGCGGAGTGAAGCGGCATCTGGCCGATGCCCGCAAACGTCTGGCTACCGAACTCCAGGTGGGAGAAAAGGTGAGCAAAGGATGATTACGGACGACGAGATCGACAGGGTCGTGTCCCGGCATCTAGATGGCCTTTCCTGGCCCGATGATGCCCTCGACGTGCAGCGGATCCGGCGCCGGGTGTCGGGTAGACGGAACATCCGGGTCGGGGCCGCCGCTGCGGTCGGCGGCGTTGCGGTCGTGTTCGTGGGTCTGGTGACATCCATGGCAAGAGACGGAGATCCGGTGATGACCGCCAAGGAACCCACCCCTAGCGCAACCTCGGTGGCAGGTTCGCCTGGGCCGTCCAATGATCCAGGGCTGCCGGTTGTGCCGGCACCCCGACCGAGCGTGGCATGTGGACGGCGGATGCCCACGATCGCGGGGCCGTCGCTGTATGTGGGCACCGATGTTCAGGTGGCTCCTCGGGATGTCAAGGTGAACGCGATAGGCGACACCTACTTCCCCATCACGATAACTCTGGCAAACCCCACGAAAAGCCGGTTGAAGGGCGTCATTGGTGAGCCACGGACCGCGGTCGTCCGGGACGGGGTCGTGGTCGCGCTCGCCGACGAAGTCCGCGCCAGTGGCCGTGGTGTCGAACTGGCGCCGGGAGAGTCCTCCGGCAGTCTCTCCAGCGGGATTCCACTCACCGCGTGCGCTGGCGACCCTTTGCCCCCTGGTCGCTACCAGTACTACGCCTGGACAGGCGCTCATTGGGAACCGGGGATTATCGGCACCACCCCTCCCTTCGGCGGGCCTTGGAATCTCGACATCACAGCCAAGTAGTGGTTGTGGGTGGACCGCCGCACCCCGTCTGCCCAAATCAGGGGCGGTACAACATCCAGGCGGCTGCGGGTGTAGCCGTTGGTGCGTCGATTGTTGGGTGGCGCTGTCTTGAGGCTGTCTGGCTGCGTGAAATGTGGCAGCGGGAGGATGCGTCGCGGGAAGTTCTGCTCTTGCTGGTCGCGGAGTTGCGGGCTGTGGTGGTGGCGCAGGAGAAGCGGATCGCGACGTTGGAGCTCAGTTCGGGCGGAACTCGGAATGCCGCGGCCGGTCGTCCCCTGGGGTGGTGCTGTTCGAGGTTGTCGGCGGCTGAGTGGGTGACGGTCTCGGCGGACGGGTCGAGGGTGGTGTGACGTGGCGGTCGGTCGCGGCTGCTGATGGTCGGCGTGTTCGGTGCGTCAACGGGTGCGCCGCGATCCTGGTGACTCACGTCAAGATGCCCGCTTGGGGTGAGTCGTTGACTCATCGGTGGATGCCCGCGGGGCCTGGGGTGGTTTGATCTTGGTTTTGGACAGGTAGACGGCGTTGGTCTTGGCGCGGCGTTGGATGCTGCCGCGGCGGCGGGCCAGCTCGAGCAGGCTGGCCTGGACGGCGGCGATGCGGCGGGCCAGGCCAGCCGGGTTGAGGACGTCGAGTTGGTGGCGCAGGGCGTGGGCGTCGGTGGGGGTCAGGACGTCGGGGTGGTCGCGGGCCAGGCGGGTGGCGGGGGTGGCGGCCTTGTCGTAGGTCTTGGTCACCTTGGCGCCGTCGCGGGTCTTGGTGAGCAGTTTCTGTTGGGGCAGGAACAGGTTGGTCAGTTGGGCTTGCAGGGGCCAGAGTTCGTTGAGCAGGGCCAGTTCTCGGGCCGTGTCGTAGCGGTGGTAGCCGACGGCGTGACGGACGGTGGTCCAGTTCTTCTGCTCGATGTGGGCCTGGTCGTTGGAGTGGGAGGGCCGGCCTCGGGTGAAGGTGATCTGCCGGTCGGTGGCCCATTTCAGCAGGTGGTGGTTGATGAACTCGCTGCCGTTGTCGGAGTGGATGCCCAGGAGGGCGAACGGGAACCGGACCTGCAGGCGGGTCAGGGCCGCTGAGACGGTCCGTTCGCCTTTGGAGGCGATGCTGATCGCCTCGGTCCAGCCCGTGGCGACGTCGGTGGCGTCCAGGGTGTAGTGGAAGGCGCCGTTGGCGTCGCCGCCTTCGTGGCCGACCAGGTCGATCTCGATGAACCCCGGTGCCGTGTCGTCCCATTCGTGCCAGGTCTTCAACGGGATCGAGGACTTCAACAGGCTGCCCGGTCGGGTCAGGGACCGGCCCTTGGCGGCGACCAGTCCGACCCGGTGGGTCTTCAGGCGCCGGTCGATGGTGGCCGCCGACATCGCCAACAGGGCATCGATCACGGCCGGGTCCTGGGGCAGTTCACCGTGGGCCAGCAGGGCCGGGACCAGGGGCCGCCAACGCCGGTTGCAGCCGTTTACCGGTCGGGCCGCCCAGCACCGCCCAACACGTCGCCAACGCCGTGATCGCCGCGTCGTCGTAGGTGTAGACCGGTGCCCGGGCCGCCCGCCGCTGACCGACCGCCCGGTCGCTGCCACCATCGGCCACGGCCGCCCGGATCATCTTGCGGGCGTGGTCACGATGCCACCCGTTGACCGCCACCAGATGATCAGGATGGCCGACTTCGCCCTTGGTGGCCTTCGGCCACGCCGCCACCTGCGAGGCCAACACCGCCCTGCGCTGCACCATGGTCAACCCCATCGAGCGAGCCTGACCCACGCGGGCATCCACCGATGAGTCAACGACCCCACCCACGCGGGCATTCGACGTGAGTCAACTCGGCGATGCCGCCGATAGTAGAGCGGAAGCTATACTCGGCGGGTGGAGGACTGGGACGTCTTCGTGGTCGATGAGGTGTTGGCCTGGATCAGGGCGTTGGAGGCGTCGGACAGGGACCGTGTGGCGCAGGCGATCGATGTCCTGGCTGAGCATGGTCCGGGTTTGGGTCGGCCGTTGGTGGACTCGATCAGGGGTTCGTCGGTGACGAATCTGAAGGAGTTGCGGGTCGGCACGGTGCGGATCTTGTTCGCGTTCGATCCGTGGCGGGCGTGCATCTTGTTGGTGGCTGGTGACAAGACCGATCGGTGGCGGGCGTGGTACCGGGAGGCGATCCCGGTCGCCGAGCAACGCTATGAGGCGTATCTGGTCGAACGGGATGCCGAGCTGGGCGAGGAGGGCGTGGGTCGATGAGTGGTCGGGTGCGGTGGAGTGAGGTCCGCGAGGAGTTCGTCGAGCAGGCGGGTGGGCCGGCGGCGTTCGAGGCGGGTAAGCAGGAGTTGGTGGCGCAGGTGATCGGTGCGCGTCTGGCGCAGTTGCGTCGGTCGCGGGGTTTGACCCAGCTGCAGGTGGCTGAGCGGATGGGTGTGACCAAGGGGCGGGTCTCCCAGATCGAGCGGGGCCGGGTGTCGGGGCAGGATGTCCTGGCGCGGTATGCCGCGGCGTTGGGTGGGCGGTTGCATCAGGCGATCTACTTCGACGACGGGGACATCGCGGCCATCGCCTGATGCGGGTCACGCGGGCTGGGTTCGTCTCAGTTCTCGTCTCATTTGCCGGCGTCCGCTGGTGTCCGGAGCCGTCTGTTTCGTGGTGAACCTGCAGTTCACGGACGTTCGTGAACACCAACTGGGGGTGGGGTGCAGTTCTCGAAAGCGTGTGTGGGCGCAAGTCCACCGTGGGTTCAAATCCCACCGCCACCGCCAACGAAACCCCGGGCTTGCCCGGGGTTTTTCGTTGGCGGTGGCGGGTGGATGCCGGGAGTGGGCCGCCGGTCGCGCGGAGCGGGGACGGCGCCCGCGGATCCCACCGCCACCGCTCTGACCGCGTTTTCGTGTCTTCGTCTCAGTTGTTCGTCTCAGTTCTCGTCTCAGTTTGTCCCCGGTGGCGCCCTGGTGAGGGTGGGCGCCGTGTCCGTGAGCGTCCGTCGACGTCCATGGACGGTTGGTCCGATGAGCGCGCGGGGGATGAGCACGCCCTCAAAGCGTGTGCGGAGTTGGGCGCTGTGTGCTCCGGCGTGTGCTGGTCCGAGGTCCCGACGCCTCTCGCTACGCTCCGGCTCGCACTCAGGTGGCCAGGCCGGTGGCGATGGTGAGCCGGGCGATCGTTTCGTGAGCGTTCGGGTTCTCCAGGAGTAGGACGCGGTCTGCGTTGATGGCATGGATGATCCTGCTCAGACGCCTTCGGTCGGTGGGTGTGAGAACGTCGTCGGCGACGTCGAGGGTGGTGATCAGGCCGGCGAGGGTGAGGAAGTCGTGCCGGTGGCGTCGGGGGTCGCCGGGGTTGCTGTGTGCTGCGGCTTTCGCGACCAGAGCGCCGATCAGGTTGGGTCGGCGGACGTGCCCGTGACGCCCGTCGATGGTGACGGGGACGGTGTGGGTGCGGTGGAGGGCTTGGGTGCCGCCGTCGGTGGGCAGGGTGGGGCTGCCGGTCACGCCGAGTCGGGCGCGTGCGCGTGTGCCGATGCCCTCGGGGAGAAGGACGTCGAGGGATGCGGGTCCTCGTGTCCAGCGGTGTTGGTTGCCGTCGGCGGAGATCCCGTCGGCGAGGAATCCGATGTCGCTGAGTGTGCGGGTGAACCGGTTCAGGAGGTTCGGGTCCGCGCGGACGTCGATCACGGTGTCGACATCGTTGGTCGGACGCAGCGGAGCCTGGCCGCGTTCGGCGTAGTGCAGGTGCACGAGCTGGCCACCGATGAGGGTCCACCCGTGGTCGAGGCGCTCGTACAGGTCGAGCAGCGCGAGCCAGGACGCCGTCTGTTCGGGCGGCATGGGCGGCAACGCGGTCATCGGTCGGTCAGGTTCTCGGCTGCGAGGCCGCGGAGGAGTTCGGCAGCCCGGAGTTCTTCGCGGGGGCTGCGGTGGTCGGCCAGGTCGGCGGCCAGGCGCAGCGTGGACGTCGGGTAGGGATGTTGCCCCGCGGGCAGTACGTGGATCACGACGTTGGCGTCGGTGTCGACCGGCACCAACAGGTACTCGCGGGAGATCGGGTCGAGATCGTCGGCCGAGAGGTACCCCTCGACAGTTGCTGAGGCGATCCCGGTCTGGGCAGGAGAGACCAGAGCCTGCCACCGGCGGTCCTGGCGAAGTCGGGAGAGGTCGGCCACAGCTGCCGTGCGCTGGAGTCGGGAGGCCCTGTTGCGGAACACCGAGCGCAGGGTCGTCGAGAGGTGCCGGACGTCGTCCTCGGTCGCCGAGCAGCGGCTCGCCGACTCGAGCAGACCGTTCCAACGTGCTCGCGCCCGGAGGCGCTCGGCGTGCGCCAGTCCGGTCAGGGCGGGTTGGTTGTCCAGGGAGGTGGCGATGATCGCCCACGCGGAGCGGGTCGACAGCGGTCGGCCTGGTCGGTGTCGCTCGGCGATGCGCAGCAATGACAGCTCGTCGATGACCCACTGGGCGCCGATCCGCTGTGCGCGCAGGGAACCGTCAGCGATCCGTTGATGGATACGCGGCACGCTCACACCGATCAGGTCGGCGGCTTCGGAGACACTGACGAAGGTCACGAACAGAATACTACATGAACTTATAGATTTGTGTTGCAGATCGTTCGTCTCAGTTCTCGTCTCATGTGCCGGCGTCCGCCGATGTCCGGAGCCGTCTGTTCCGTGGTGAACCTGCAGCTCACGGACGTTCCCGAACTCCAACTGGGGTTGGGGTGCAGTTCTCGAAAGCGTGAGTGGGCGCAAGTCCACCGTGGGTTCAAATCGGGTGGATGCCGGGAGCGGGCCGCCGGTCGCGCGGAGCGGGGACGGCGCCCGCGGATCCCACCGCCACCGCGTCTGACCTGCGGAAACGCGGTCATACCCCTTTGGGGGTATGACCGCGCTTCGTGTCTTCGTCTCAATTGTTCGTCTCAGTTTGTCCCCGGCGGCGCCCTGGTCAGGGTGGGCGTCGTGTCCGTGAGCGTCCGTCGACGTCCGTGGACGGGTGGTCCGCCGGGCTGCCCGTAGGTGAGCATGCTCGAAAAGCGTGTGTGGCGAAACGGGGACAGTGCACCTCGGCTGCGCGTCCGTGACATCGCCGCGCGGTGTCGGGAGAACCCGCGACGCAGACGCCGGCCGTCGCGAGGCGGAGTTGTACGCCGAGGCTGCCGGTGCACGAATCGGAAGTGGGTGGATATCGATGACGTAGACCCCTGCGGCCACGCGGCCTGAGCAGTATCGAGGGCGTGGGAGAGGCCTCGGGTGCAGCCAGCGAGCAAGGTCTGGCACCTGGGCACATCGTCGCCAGTGCGGCGGTCATCCTCAGCTTCACCATGAGCGCCTCCTGATGCCGCTCACCGCTCTCAACTCGGGAGGGCCGAACGCGCGGATCGCGGCAGAAGCGGACGTTGCCAACAGCTTCCTGGAGTCAGGCGCCTTGAACGCTCGTCTGGCTGCCCGAGGCGACCGGTCAAGCCCGGCTACACCCTCGATCAGGAAGAGCCGGATAGGGTCCCCGAGCATGGACATGCTGACGGGCGAGCAGATCGCCGAGGCGAACCTGACTGACTGGCGCAAGCTGGCCCAGGGACTTCATGCCCGTTACCTGGTCGGTGACTTCGGCGCCGGTGCACGGTTCGTCGCCGCGGTGGGCGAGGCCGGCGACGCGTTCGGCCACCACCCGCGTGTGTCGATCGGTAAGGGGTATGTCGACCTCGAGCTGGTGAGCGCCGACGCCGTCTTCCGCGACGATGAAGGCACCGAATATGTCATCGAGTGGGTGACCCAGCAGGACGTCGACCTTGCCCGCCGAATCAGCGAGATCGCCGT
Protein-coding regions in this window:
- a CDS encoding sigma-70 family RNA polymerase sigma factor, whose amino-acid sequence is MEDDLQRFVSDGSRMRRLLRLGYLLTGNEADSADLVQEALVRVWARPGHASDIENLEAFLGKTMTRLQLNRARRERRWREVRGLLLLGRQESPEDQVALDDLVVRALGSLTPLQRAAFSLQLFDDLPVKQIAAVLGCSVGGVKRHLADARKRLATELQVGEKVSKG
- a CDS encoding transposase family protein, translated to MIDALLAMSAATIDRRLKTHRVGLVAAKGRSLTRPGSLLKSSIPLKTWHEWDDTAPGFIEIDLVGHEGGDANGAFHYTLDATDVATGWTEAISIASKGERTVSAALTRLQVRFPFALLGIHSDNGSEFINHHLLKWATDRQITFTRGRPSHSNDQAHIEQKNWTTVRHAVGYHRYDTARELALLNELWPLQAQLTNLFLPQQKLLTKTRDGAKVTKTYDKAATPATRLARDHPDVLTPTDAHALRHQLDVLNPAGLARRIAAVQASLLELARRRGSIQRRAKTNAVYLSKTKIKPPQAPRASTDESTTHPKRAS
- a CDS encoding type II toxin-antitoxin system RelE/ParE family toxin — encoded protein: MVDEVLAWIRALEASDRDRVAQAIDVLAEHGPGLGRPLVDSIRGSSVTNLKELRVGTVRILFAFDPWRACILLVAGDKTDRWRAWYREAIPVAEQRYEAYLVERDAELGEEGVGR
- a CDS encoding helix-turn-helix transcriptional regulator, producing the protein MSGRVRWSEVREEFVEQAGGPAAFEAGKQELVAQVIGARLAQLRRSRGLTQLQVAERMGVTKGRVSQIERGRVSGQDVLARYAAALGGRLHQAIYFDDGDIAAIA
- a CDS encoding helix-turn-helix domain-containing protein, with the translated sequence MTFVSVSEAADLIGVSVPRIHQRIADGSLRAQRIGAQWVIDELSLLRIAERHRPGRPLSTRSAWAIIATSLDNQPALTGLAHAERLRARARWNGLLESASRCSATEDDVRHLSTTLRSVFRNRASRLQRTAAVADLSRLRQDRRWQALVSPAQTGIASATVEGYLSADDLDPISREYLLVPVDTDANVVIHVLPAGQHPYPTSTLRLAADLADHRSPREELRAAELLRGLAAENLTDR